A single genomic interval of Bos javanicus breed banteng chromosome 26, ARS-OSU_banteng_1.0, whole genome shotgun sequence harbors:
- the NANOS1 gene encoding nanos homolog 1, with protein sequence MEAFPWAPRSPRRGRAPPPMALVPSARYVSTQGPAHPQPFSSWNDYLGLATLITKAVDSEPRFGCARGGDGAGDGSPPSSSSSSCCSPHVGAGPGALGPALGPPDYDDDDDDDDSDDPGSRSRYLGGALELRALELCADPAEAGLLEERFAELSPFAGRAAAVLLGCAPAAAAAATAEAAPREERAPAWAAEPKLHAASGAAAARLLKPELQVCVFCRNNKEAVALYTTHILKGPDGRVLCPVLRRYTCPLCGASGDNAHTIKYCPLSKVPPPPAARPPPRSARDGLPGKKLR encoded by the coding sequence ATGGAGGCTTTCCCCTGGGCGCCCCGCTCGCCCCGCCGCGGCCGCGCCCCCCCGCCCATGGCGCTCGTGCCCAGCGCCCGCTACGTGAGCACCCAGGGCCCGGCGCACCCGCAGCCCTTCAGCTCGTGGAACGACTATCTGGGACTCGCCACGCTCATCACCAAGGCGGTGGACAGCGAGCCGCGCTTCGGCTGCGCCCGCGGCGGGGACGGCGCCGGGGACGGCTCCCcgccctcttcttcctcctcgtCGTGCTGCTCCCCCCACGTGGGGGCCGGGCCCGGGGCGCTGGGGCCCGCGCTGGGGCCGCCCGACTACGACGACGACGACGACGACGACGACAGCGACGATCCGGGGTCCCGGAGCCGCTACCTGGGGGGCGCGCTGGAGCTGCGCGCGCTGGAGCTGTGCGCGGACCCTGCCGAGGCCGGGCTGCTGGAGGAGCGTTTCGCTGAGCTGAGCCCGTTCGCTGGTCGCGCCGCTGCCGTGCTTCTGGGCTGCGcaccggccgccgccgccgcggccacCGCCGAAGCAGCGCCGCGAGAGGAGCGGGCCCCGGCGTGGGCGGCCGAGCCCAAGCTGCACGCCGCCTCCGGGGCTGCCGCCGCCCGGCTGCTCAAGCCCGAGCTGCAGGTGTGCGTGTTTTGCCGGAACAACAAGGAGGCGGTGGCGCTCTACACCACCCACATCCTGAAGGGACCCGACGGGCGGGTGCTGTGCCCCGTGCTGCGCCGGTACACGTGTCCCCTGTGCGGTGCCAGCGGCGACAACGCGCACACCATCAAGTACTGCCCGCTTTCCAAAGTGCCGCCGCCGCCTGCAGCCCGCCCGCCGCCGCGCAGCGCCCGGGACGGCCTGCCCGGCAAGAAGCTGCGCTAA